In Maniola jurtina chromosome Z, ilManJurt1.1, whole genome shotgun sequence, the genomic window AGTTGACTCGGCAATTTTTGTCCAATTGTTGATAGCATAAAGCTATTatagttataatacgtccatggttgatagatattaatttatgtattaatcagacagtcagtcagatttttgttttatatacatagattaatttatacaaaaataatttttttattcacccAGATGATGGCCAGTACTACTTTTTTGTTGCAACTTCAAAACTATCCAAAAGACATCATCAATAACGAAATGGTGGAACATCTTACTCCTTATTTTGAAATGGAGGATTACAACATGGATACAGCAAAACGGGTGTGTGGAGACGTAGCCGGTTTGCTATCCTGGACCAAAGCTATGGCATTCTTTCACAGTGTTAATAAAGAGGTTTTACCTTTAAAGGCCAGCTTAATGTTGCAAGAAGCAAGGTTAAAggtaattcataatttttttcataaaataatgattaattagccagtttattttttattcaatatacaatGAATATTATAGGTGGCAATGGAAGATTTAGCATCTGCGGAAAGGCAGTTAGAAGATCGTGAAATGTCTTTGAGGAAAGTGAAAGATCAGTACGAAGCTGCCGTATCAGAGAAGCAGCAGCTTACAGACGCTGCAAATATATGCTTGCGGAAAATGACGGCAGCAACTCAACTTATAAATGGACTAGGTGGTGAAAAAATTCGATGGACTCAACAAAGTAAAGACTTTAAAGAACAACTAGGTAGATTGGTAGGTGATGTAGTTCTTGCCACCGGATTCTTATCGTATTGTGGCCCTTACAATCAAGAATTTAGGAATAGCTTATTCAATACTTGGATGGATATATTGAAAAGCAAAAAAATTCCTGTAACAGACAATTTAAACATCACAAACATGTTAGTTGAAAATGCAACGATATCTGAATGGACACTTCAAGGTCTCCCAAATGACGAGTTATCTGTTCAAAATGCACTTATTGTTACTAAGTCTAGCTCATATCCACTTTTAGTAGATCCACAAAGTCAAGGAAAGAAttggataaaaaataaagaatcctcaaatgagttacaaattacgtcattaaatcataaatatttCCGAACTCATCTAGAAGACAGTTTATCATTAGGAAGGCCACTTTTAATAGAAGATGTTGGCGTTGAATTAGATCCGGTGATAGACAATGTCCTGgaaaaaaatttcataaaatcagGGTCAATAGAAAAAGTCATTGTAGGCGATAAGGAATGTGATGTTATGCGTGGTTTTATGCTTTATATTACTACAAAGCTTCCTAATCCCCCTTATTCCCCAGAAATCAGTGCTAAAACTTCTATAATTGACTTTACTGTAACTATGCAAGGTCTTGAAGACCAATTGCTAGGTCGAGTTATATTAATGGAAAAATCGGACTTGGAAGAAGAACGAGTCGCTTTATTCGAGTCTGttatgaaaaatcaaagaagtaTGAAAGAGCTCGAAAGTAATTTACTTTGTCGCTTAACTTCTTCAGAAGGTTCTCTGGTAGACGATGAAGCTCTTATACAGGttttacaaataacaaaatCGACTGCTGAAGAAGTTAATGAAAAGTTAAAAGTAGCCGAAGTTACTGAAAAAAAGATTATTAAAGCCAGAGAAGAATTTAGAGCAGTGGCAGCGAGAGGTTCCATATTGTATTTCTTGATAGTTGAGATGAGcaatgttaatattatgtatcaaaaTTCGTTAAAACAGTTTCTTACCATATTTGATAACTCTATAACAAAGTCTACTAAAAGTAACGTTACAGAAGAACGCATCAATCTAATTCTGAAATACTTAACGCATGAAGTGTGGGCTTTTACTTTACGTAGTTTGTACGAGAGACACAAATCGTTATTCACTTTGATGTTGGCTATGAAAATAGATTGCCAACGCGGACTTATTGCTCATGACGAGTTCATGGCATTCGTTAAAGGCGGTGCTTCTTTAGATTTAAACGCAGTTACTCCGAAACCTTTCAGATGGATCTTAGATATAACATGGTTAAATTTAGTAGAAATTAGTAAGATCAAAGTATTTTCCGATGTTTTGAGTAAGGTAAGtagttttataaataataattttttgtctTATATCGCTACTTTGATTAACAATCAAAATTACTTAGATAACGAGCAATGAAAAAGAGTGGCGTGTTTGGTATGAGAAAGCAAAACCTGAAGAAGAAGTTATTCCCAGCGGATACCATGAAAGCCTCGATGTTTTTCGAAAACTTTTACTCATCAGATCATGGAGCCCGGATCGCACACTTTCACAAGCTAGAAAGTACATCGTTGGTAAGCGTtaacaaataatgaaataactaaagTATTCTATTCTACCTAATTAAGTTAAGTAAATTATCTTATTCTATTTTAAATGTTTCTTATtgctcatttttttaaattttgtctaAAGATTCGCTCGGTCCAGAATATGGCGAAGGAAGAATTCTCAACCTAGAAGCTACGTGGGAAGAATCAGAACCTCGGACTCCACTTATTTGTATACTTTCAATTGGATCCGACCCTTCTGCACAAATTGCATCATTAGCTAAACATAAAGAAATAGGTGAGTAAAATATCATAAACGGTCAATGATTTGTATTGTTAGATTAACAAATTtaacaaattattaatttttaatacagttttgAAAGCAGTTTCCATGGGTCAAGGTCAAGAAATCGTTGCCCGTAAAATGATATCTGATTCTATGTGTGACGGAGGTTGGGTACTCTTACAAAATATTCATTTATCACTGCCTTTTTGTGTAGAAGGTATGGATGCATTAATCGAAACGGAACATATACAAGAATCATTTCGTCTTTGGCTAACCACTGAAGTACACACTGACTTTCCAATAGGGCTTTTGCAAATGGCCATCAAATTTACGAACGAACCTCCTCAGGGTATAAGGGCCAGTATGAAAAGGACATATCAAAATATAACGCAGGACACGTTAGATTATTCATCTTTATCCCAATGGCCACCTCTTTTATATGCAGTGGCATTTTTGCACACTATTGTTCAAGAAAGAAGAAAATTCGGTCCTTTGGGATGGAATATACCATACGAATTCAATCAAGCCGATTATGCAGCGAGCGTACAATTTATACAAAATCATCTGGATGAAATAGATCCCAAAAAAGGTATTTCGTGGCCTACAATCTGTTATATGCTTGGAGAGGTTCAATATGGTGGTCGAGTTACCGATGACTTCGATAAACGTTTACTCACAACATTTACTAATGTGTGGTTTTGCGATGTACTACTCAGACCGGGTTTTGAGTTTTACAAGGGCTATAAAGTACCCCAAACGAGAAATTTGCAGGGTTACGTAGATTATATCAATCAGTTGCCGCTGACTGATACACCTGAGGTGTTCGGCTTGCATGGCAATGCCGATATAACTTATCAAATTAACAGCGCAAAAGATATATTAGACACCATACTGAGTGTACAACCCAAAGAAGGTGGCTCTCAAGGCGGGGAAACGAGAGAAAGTATAGTGTATCGGCTAGCTGAAGATATGTTAGAGAAATTACCTAAACAATATATAACCTTTGAGGTAAGAGAATCTCTTCAGAAAATGGGCGCTTTTCTACCGATGAACATCTTTTTAAGGTGAGGATGACATTCGACTTCGCCCCAtcttttattaggtacattttggtaaacaatatattttatataccttCCAGACAAGAAATAGACCGCATTCAACTGGTTATTAAAACGGTTCACACGACACTTTGCGATCTAAAGTTAGCGATTGACGGGACTATTGTAATGAGCCAAGCGTTGCGGGAGTCTCTCGATGCCATGTACGACGCCCGAATTCCCCAATCGTGGTCAAAGGTGAACTACAAACAATTTCATAACTAATACACCACATTTCATATCTATATTAtagatatttatttcatgtctGTCAACTGAACCAAATAATAACGCAGTTAGAACCTGTCTACAATTTCATCTGATGCCCTAACGGAACTGCTTGCCCCTTCACATCAATtcaaaaatcgatatttaataCGACTTCTAGGTGGTTTACAATTTTGGGTCACTTTtgatttcaataatattatatatcgtAAGTAAGTGTTTGCTAGACTAAGCATTATTACAGGTATCATGGGAGTCGGCAACTTTAGGTTTTTGGTACACGGAACTTTTGGAGCGTGAACAACAATACCGTGCCTGGTTACGAAATGGCAGACCTAGTGCTTTCTGGATGACAGGCTTTTTCAACCCTCAGGGCTTCCTCACCGCAATGAGACAGGTGATCTCTCATCATTAACATTTTGCACCAATTATGGTTTCTTAGATATGAGAAAGGGGTACAGAGTTTAGTCACCCCCTCCTTTCTCTACCGCACTCTCTAGAACAGTTTGACAGGTGCAAATGATTCATCACGCGCTTTTCTGATTTCTCACTCAAATCACGATGGCGTTTTTCACTTATTTACCGAAAAGCGCGTCATCATTGTCAAATATTTTAACTCGGGACCCTACGGTCTAACGCATCATCCTCACGCGTTCTAACCTCTAGCTTGGCCACAACGGCTGCTTTAGTAAATATCATATAATACCGAAAGCGAGGGCGCAAGCGCAGTCAAGCACACCAAAAACAAAATCACCATTAGCACACCAACGTGCTTCTACTTCAATgctgtcaatcaatcaatttgaTGTTTAGTCGCTGTATCGGCCGAAAAATAAGTGCTATTTAATATCTATAAACTGTTTTAGGAGGTGACTCGTAGTCACAAAGGCTGGGCATTGGACTCCGTAGTACTCCAAAATCACATTACAAAGCTGAATCGAGAGGATGTCCATGAAGGGCCTACTGAAGGTGTATACGTACACGGACTGTTTCTGGAAggtaatatatacctacttctcttatatataaaaattaatatttattaagataatctTTGAAAATTTTCCGATTAGGGCCCAAAAAATCTAACAGCTCCATAATTATTTCTATTACATTACCATTGCAAGATCACTGAGGCTCTTGCCTtgcaaaatataaatgaaaaatattcgTATTTTCTTAGCTACGCAAGATCAAgttgaaattcaaataaaaattagcaCTAGGAACTTTACTAATTtcgaaatgtctgtctgtctgtccatctgtcgtgtctgtcaagaaaacctatagggcacttcccattgacctagaatcatgaaatttggcaggcaggtaggtcttatagcacaagtaaagagaaaaatctgaaactttAAATTTACGTGGttcaatcacaaaaaaaatatgtttcaattttataccaagtggggtatcatataaaagggctttacctgtacattccaaaacagattttcatttatttttacgcttaatagtttttgatttatcgtgcaaaatgtcgaaaaatacctgagtacggaaccctcggtgcgcaagactgactcgcacttgacaagtttatatatttatataattaaattacttatttgatTCAAACCAATGCAATTCTGAGGATTCGAAATAATTTTCCGTggaattctgaaaattcttatTCCTACAGGAGCATCACTGGACAGAAAATCCGGAAAGTTGATCGAATCCAAGGCTAAAGTTCTGTATGAACAAATGCCGGTCATCTATATATTTGCCATCAACACAACCGCGGGGAAGGACCCCAGGCTGTACGAGTGTCCGATCTACAGGAAACCGCAACGAACTGATGCCAAGTACATCGGCTCTATCGACTTTGAAACTGATAGCAATCCTCGACACTGGACGTTGCGCGGCGTGGCCCTTTTGTGTGATATTAAATAAACTCTACAACATTCAAATCTCTTCAACTCATTtagggccggggcacatatggCAGAGCGCAGctcagagcatttttcacagtcaaaatattatcaacattgtcctcattgaaataatatctaaaatcaattgtgcatccgcgCGCAATctcgcgcgtgctcgcgcattctctggtagaaattcgcgtaatgtgtcacgcgattagacaacttcgcgggcatgctctgcgctgcgctccgccatatgtgcgccggcccttattcTGTATTGCCGTATTGCGTAAGCCATGGAATTTTGCTATAGGTACATGCCAAATaataatttcagcccaatccctCCAGTAATTCGAGCTGCAGGtacgttaatagatcagtcagtcagtcagtgagcttttgcttttatatatttagattgctGTTACATATTTAAATTAGACTTTAAAATATGTGCACATACATAGTTATATAAGCACCTGATGGAAAATAAACGGCTAAAAtggaatataatttattaaatattaatccaGCATTCACTACAAACGTTTGCTTTAAAtacactaataaaaaaattaggtattCAAATGTATTTAGGTAATGTTTGTCCATCCAAACGAGCCCTCCAGCTTTTCGAGCTGTCAAATTCAGAGCAGTTTCTTGATTTCATCATACAGCACTAAGACGAACGCTCCACCCGTACCTCTAAGGACGTTTGAAAAAGCGCCTTTGAAGAATGCACCAGGTCCTTCTGTTTTAAGAATGACTGCCCAGCAATGTAgggtatttttataaatgcgttCATGTACCGGTCGtccagactgcatcatcattcgCCGCCTCACCGTGTCCAGAGGATACGATGCGATGCCGGCGATCGTCGTTACAGTCTGAAAACAGACGTATACGGTATACCTAATACGTTCATACAACGACCCTACTGGGCGGTGGGTACGTTGCACAGCCATTTTTCAATTAAGATCGCTACAAGACGTGATATTAACAGAACACGCCATCCGATCTACACCTACGAAACGGTTTCGCTCAATGTTTCTAATATAAACCGCTAAGGTATGGGGAATGCCCATttggcgtccgtgtttcctgtcTCGTATAACTTAAATACCTTTGCGCACGCTCCATCCTATACCTCATCATTGATGAGGTATAGGATGATGtctaccttcaaggcaagaatgAGTAGAcctcttctaggcaagcgcattTTAAACTAgatctcatcattgcttttttgaTTGCGGTTTGTATAATGTGTCTGCACCTAAGCTGTAAATCCAAAACGAAATTCATATTTGAACAGTCTTACTACCTGTGCAAGTAACCAGGTTAAAAATAGTGAAGTATTTTTCGTATCGATCATTCCTCGCGCAGTGTCGTATAATCCAAAGTAAGTCGCTCGGTAAATTATAATACCCTGAACTGACACTATAAATCCTCTGTACCAGCCCAAAGGTCCATCTGTTTTTAAGGTTTTCATCAAACAGTCAACTAGTCCATTAAATTCTTTCGCTTTTCCTTTGCCGACATCGGCTGCTAACCTTAAAAAAAGACCCATCTTATTTGATTGTTAAACATTTATCCAACATTGCATCGcatattttggtatttggtattATCAG contains:
- the LOC123880317 gene encoding ADP,ATP carrier protein-like, which encodes MSKKEGKGDGGGGAKAPDPSAFMKDFIAGGVSAAVSKTAMAPMERVKLILQVQHVSKQISEDKRYKGIIDAFIRIPREQGLASLWRGNLANVIRYFPTQALNFAFKDVYKKIFLEGVDKNAQFWRYFAGNLASGGAAGATSLCFVYPLDFARTRLAADVGKGKAKEFNGLVDCLMKTLKTDGPLGWYRGFIVSVQGIIIYRATYFGLYDTARGMIDTKNTSLFLTWLLAQTVTTIAGIASYPLDTVRRRMMMQSGRPVHERIYKNTLHCWAVILKTEGPGAFFKGAFSNVLRGTGGAFVLVLYDEIKKLL